A stretch of DNA from Staphylococcus sp. KG4-3:
AACTGTTGCGAGTTTAGCTTTGTCAGCAGCAACTATTACTTTAGCTATTGCTATGCTATTTTTTGGTGCTATATCAGAAGTATTAGGACGTAAACCTATTATGATTTTTTCAGTAATATCCGTAACACTATTAGCATTAGTTCAACCTTTTGTAGCAGACTTTAATACCTTCCTTATTATAAGACTAATACAAGGTATTTGTTTAGCAGGATTACCTTCTATAGCTATGGCCTATATTGGCGAAGAAATTTCACCACATAATTTGCCTGAAGCCATGGGAATTTATATAAGTGGAAATGCCTTTGGAGGGGCTTTTGGACGTATATTTACAGGATTCATTTCAAGTATTTATGGATATCAAATTGGGCTTTTATCTATCGCCATAATTAGCGTCATTGCAACTATACTGTTTGTAGTTTTAATACCTAAGTCTATGCATTTTGAAAAACAAACTTTTTCTGTAAAAACGTTATTAATTAGTTATTATAATCATTTAACAAATATCCGATTACTCAAACCCTTTATGATAGGCTTTTTACTACTTGGTTGTAACATAGCTGCATTTAATTATATTGGTTTTGAATTAGCAGATAAGCCTTACAATTTGCATGATAGTATCATTAGCTTTGTTTATTTATTATTTTTAATAGGCATGATTTCCTCGATTTTAAATGCAAAATTACGTACTAAATTAGGTACTTTAAACGCGTTAAAATTTAGCATTTTATTACTAATTATCGGTATAAATATTACTTTATTATCACCTCTATATTTTAAAATTATTGGTTTATCCTTTAGTGTCTATGCATTTTTTAGCGGACATGCAATCTCAAGTGCAGTAGTTACCAGTCGCGCAGAAGACCATAAAGCACAAGCTTCTAGCCTATATTTATTATTCTATTATATGGGATCTTCTGTTGGCGGTACTTTAGCCGGTGTTTTTTATAACTATATTCAATGGCCTGGCGTGGTTTTAATGATTACAATTTTTATGATTATTGCATTTGCTATTTCCCTTACTATTAAACAAAAATAGACTTGGAAATCTAAGTTTTAAGATTTCCAAGTCTATTTTGTTATTTACATTTAAACTTTATCGTTCTATTGTCGCTTCTATTTGTGCTTCAAATTCATCAAGTAACTCGCGAGCCTCATCTGTTGTATTTGTGCTCATTAACTGGTGTCTTAATTCACTAGCACCTCTAATACCACGTACGTATATTTTAAAGAATCTACGTAAAGGTTTAAATAAACGCGATTCATTTTTTGAATATTTATCGAACAAATCAAGGTGTAACCTTAATAATCCTAAAAGTTCTTCACTTGTATGTTCTCGTGGTTCTTTTTCAAATGCATAGGGGTTATGGAAAATACCACGCCCGATCATTACGCCGTCAATTCCATACTTTTCAGCAAGCTCAAGCCCGGTTTTTCTATCTGGAATATCTCCATTAATAGTTAATAATGTATGTGGTGCAATCTCATCACGGAGTTTTTTAATTTCTCCAATCAATTCCCAATGTGCATCTACTTTACTCATCTCTCTACGTGTACGAAGATGAATAGATAGGTTGGCAATATCCTGTTCAAATACATGTTTCAACCAATCTCTCCACTCATCTATTTCAGAATAACCGAGTCTTGTTTTTACACTTACTGGCAGGCCTCCTGCTTTTGCTGCTTGAATGATTTCAGCTGCAATTTCAGGTCGTTGTATTAAGCCTGAACCTTTACCCTTCGTTGCAACATTTGCTACTGGGCACCCCATATTCAAATCGATACCTTTAAAGCCCATCTCAGCCATACCAATACTCATTTCACGGAAATGCTCAGGTTTATCTCCCCAAATGTGAGCAACCATTGGCTGTTCATCTTCAGTAAATGTTAAGCGACCACGTACGCTGTGTATCCCCTCAGGATGACAAAAACTTTCTGTATTCGTAAATTCAGTAAAAAACACATCAGGTCTTCCAGCCTCACTTACAACATGACGAAAGACAACATCTGTAACATCTTCCATAGGTGCTAAGACAAAAAATGGACGTGGTAATTCACGCCAAAAATTTTCTTTCATATATATTTAAACCTTCTTATCTATTATTATCTCGAATTTTTATCCATGACGATATTACCACAAAAAGTCAACTTACACAAAAGGAAGTTATCCAATAAAAAACCTATTCAAATAAAGCTCGCTATCAATATATTACAAAGAAGATAAAAGGCGCTGCTTTCCTTAATAATTTAGATTTGATATCAAATAACGTTCTATATAGGTGAAATTGCAACAGAATATTACGTCATTCTAACATTTTTAGTAAATCAATTGAAAACAACAAAATGATTTAAGCTATATATTTATATTCATCAAAATTTCAAAGTATATAAATCATATTAATCCCCTTTTAATTTTGAAATATTAAGTATACAATGGATTTTATTCGAATTCTTAATTTTCTGAATATTTTAATCAGGAGGTATTGATATGAAACCACAAAATATTCTTTGGAAAGATTGGAGATTACATGGCGTTGTATTAATTATTATGATTATTTCTGAGGTAATTGGCACACATAAAATACCTTTAGGGATAACTTCAATCCTTTTATTACCAGTTGTTTACGCAGTTTTACTCGGATTAGGAGTTTATTTCATGCCCATCATCAGTAAAATCCAAGCTAAAAATTCTGAACCAATGGTATTTATTTCCGTAGCACTACTAATAGCAAAATTTGGTGTAGAAGCAGGACCTGCTTTACCTAAAATCATTGCAGCTGGACCTGCTTTAATATTACAGGAAGCTGGCAATTTAGCTACGATTGTCATTTCATTACCATTAGCTATATTATTAGGGTTACGACGAGAGTCTATAGGGATGACACATTCAATAGGTAGAGAACCCAATTTAGCACTAATTACCGAAAAATACGGCATCTCTTCTCCAGAATGGCGAGGCGTAATGTCTATGTACATTTTTGGAACCATTTTTGGGGCAATATTTTTTAGTATTTTTTCTGGCATTTTAGTTTCCATTTTACCATTTAGTCCAATTGCTTTTGCCATGGCTACAGGAGTAGGAAGTGGTGTAATGACTGCAGCTGCTCTGGGACCTTTAGTCGAAATGTATCCTAACCAAGCTAGCACAATCACCGCATTTTCTGGCGTAAGTAATCTTCTAACGTCAGTGACAGGGCTTTATATTGGTATGTTAATTGCTCTGCCTTTAACCCGAAAATACTATAGTTTGATTATGCACGTTAAATCAAAAATCACTAAAGACAAGGAGTGACTGCGATGTCTTCAAAAGTTACAAATTGGGTTCTCACCTTATGTATAGTAGGAATTATTTCACTTTTTAGTAATTGGATTGGTTATAATGTCATGCCTACTGATGCAATTCCGGGCATCATTGCTTTAATGGGTATTGCCTTATTAGGTTTGATTTTACGTGATATTGTGCCTTTAAACATACCAAGCATTGCTTATATTGGCATAATAGGTTTAATCATTACTATCCCTGGGGTTCCTGGATCCTCACATATCGTCGATTGGACTGAAAAAGT
This window harbors:
- a CDS encoding MFS transporter is translated as MNNLKNNYVAKGSKDYIKIIVALFISGFTIFSILYSVQPLIPNFTKSFNISETVASLALSAATITLAIAMLFFGAISEVLGRKPIMIFSVISVTLLALVQPFVADFNTFLIIRLIQGICLAGLPSIAMAYIGEEISPHNLPEAMGIYISGNAFGGAFGRIFTGFISSIYGYQIGLLSIAIISVIATILFVVLIPKSMHFEKQTFSVKTLLISYYNHLTNIRLLKPFMIGFLLLGCNIAAFNYIGFELADKPYNLHDSIISFVYLLFLIGMISSILNAKLRTKLGTLNALKFSILLLIIGINITLLSPLYFKIIGLSFSVYAFFSGHAISSAVVTSRAEDHKAQASSLYLLFYYMGSSVGGTLAGVFYNYIQWPGVVLMITIFMIIAFAISLTIKQK
- a CDS encoding tRNA-dihydrouridine synthase, translated to MKENFWRELPRPFFVLAPMEDVTDVVFRHVVSEAGRPDVFFTEFTNTESFCHPEGIHSVRGRLTFTEDEQPMVAHIWGDKPEHFREMSIGMAEMGFKGIDLNMGCPVANVATKGKGSGLIQRPEIAAEIIQAAKAGGLPVSVKTRLGYSEIDEWRDWLKHVFEQDIANLSIHLRTRREMSKVDAHWELIGEIKKLRDEIAPHTLLTINGDIPDRKTGLELAEKYGIDGVMIGRGIFHNPYAFEKEPREHTSEELLGLLRLHLDLFDKYSKNESRLFKPLRRFFKIYVRGIRGASELRHQLMSTNTTDEARELLDEFEAQIEATIER
- a CDS encoding DUF3100 domain-containing protein, which codes for MKPQNILWKDWRLHGVVLIIMIISEVIGTHKIPLGITSILLLPVVYAVLLGLGVYFMPIISKIQAKNSEPMVFISVALLIAKFGVEAGPALPKIIAAGPALILQEAGNLATIVISLPLAILLGLRRESIGMTHSIGREPNLALITEKYGISSPEWRGVMSMYIFGTIFGAIFFSIFSGILVSILPFSPIAFAMATGVGSGVMTAAALGPLVEMYPNQASTITAFSGVSNLLTSVTGLYIGMLIALPLTRKYYSLIMHVKSKITKDKE